GTCGGCTGGGTGGTAGACCTCACCGGCCTGGAGCAGCTCGACGCCTACCAGCTGGTGTCACAGGCGGGACGGGCGCCGATCGGCAACGTCTGCGACCCGAACTACACACTCCTCGCCGCCGTCGACAAGGTGCTGCTTCCGCAGCCGCAAGCCGCCTACGACGGGGTGCACGCCCGCCTCCGGCAGCACACCGACGGGCCGAGGTAGAGGGCGGGATCCACATGGCCTCCTCCATCCCTCAGTTGCCGTTGCGGGACGAGTTGTTCCTGCTCGGTCACGACGATGACACCGGCCAGCCACACATCCACCGCCAGGCTCTCGCACTCGGCCTGGCGGGTGCGGTGCTCATCGACCTGTTCCTCGCCGGTCGCATCGCTCTCGACACCACGGACGACACCCCATCGGGCGAGGAGCAGCGTCTCTGGCTGCACCTGGACCGCCCGGTCGGGGACCTGATCACCGACACCGCCCTGGCCTCCATCCGCTACGCCCACCCGACCCCGCCGCTGCGGGGGTGGCTGCGCGGGTTCGCCGACGACCTGTACGACCGCACCCGCGCTGGCCTGCACGCCGGCGGGATCCTGCGCCACGACGTACGTCGCCGCCTCGGCGGGCTCGCCCGCACCGACCGCTACCTGCCCACGGACCTCAAGTGGCCAGTCGTCGCCCGCGCTCGGCTGCACTACATCGCCGCCGGCCGTGACCAGCCCGACAACCACACCGCCGCCCTCGGCGGCCTCGTCGCGACCCTCGGCCTGACCAACCACCTGTACCTCGCCGACGACACCGCCGCCCTCACCGTGCAACTGCGCACCATCGCCGCGCAGCACCACCGGCAGGTACGCGACATCACCGCCGCGGTCGACGCCGCCATCGGTGACCTCGCCACCGCCACCTACCGGTAAGCCCGCCCCACCCACCCGCTGCCCTTGGAGGCATCCCATGGACGTCATTCCGCGTATCCGTGCCGCCCGGTGGGCGGACAAGGAACCGGTCGCCGCGCTGATCGCCGACGCCCTGCACTCCGGCCCCCTCGCCCAGTGGCTGGTGCCCGACCCGACCTGCCGGCAGCGGATCCTCACCGACGTGGCGGTGATCTGGGTGGAACACGCCATGTTCTTCGGCGACATCCAGATCACCGACGACCTGAGCGCCGCCGCGATGGGATTTCACCGCTACCGCAGCATCCCGCCACCGTCGAACTACCACAGCCGACTGGCCGACGCCGCCGGCCCGCACGCGCGGCAGTTCGAACTCCTCGACCACATACTCACCCAGGTCCGACCCACCGAACCTCACTACCACCTGGCAGTCCTCGCCGTCCTTCCCGCCGCCCGACAGCGCGGTACCGGCGCGGCGATGCTCACCCACCATGAAAGCCGCGTCGACCGCATCGACATGCCCTCGTGGACCGAAATCGCGCCCGACAGCCAGGACCTGTACCGCGGGCACGGCTACCTCCCGAGACCCGCGCTCACCCTGCCCGACGGGCCGGTCCTCGTCCCGATGGGCCGCAACCCTCACCCGAACCGCGGCTCCTGGCCCCTGAACACCGCCAGGCCGGCAACCGTCACCGCCGCGGCCCGCGCCCAGTCCGACGCCCAACGCTAGGCCCTGGGTTTCGGTAGCCAGGTCTGGCTAGCACCGCCCCTCTCTGTCGCCGCCCCGCGTCGTCGCCCACCCTCTGCGTCGGGCCCACGTCGGGGCGTCCAAGCCGGTCGCCCGCGCCCTCGCCGCCATCGCCGGCCCAGAGGCCGAGGATGTCGCGGGTGCCCTCGACGGTGACGGCCAGGGCCAGGTAGATGGGCCGGTTGGCGACCTTCCCCTCGCGGATCTTCACGTGCACCGCGTCGAGGAAGATCACCGGGTAGACCGGGTCCAGCGGCCGGTTCTGCCAGTCGATCATCCCCTCAATCACCTTGTCGGTAATCGTCGAGATCGTCTGCCGTGACACGTCAGCGCCGTAGACCTCGGCCAGGTGGGCCTGGATCTCCCCGGTCGTCAGGCCTTTGGCCGACAGCGAGATGACCATGTCGTCAACGCCGGACAGTCGACGCTGCCGCTTGCGGACGATCTGCGGTGTGAACGAGCCGTCGCGGTCACGCGGCACCTCAATCTCGACCGGGCCGACGTCCGTCAGCACCGTCTTGGCCCGCACACCGTTGCGGGAGTTCCCGCCGTTCTTGCCCGCCGGGTCGCCCTTGTCATAGCCCAGGTGATCGGTGATCTCACCTTCCAAGGCTGACTCCAGGACACGCTTCGTCAGCTGCTGCAACAGCCCGCCATCGCCGGTCAGCTGCAAACCCGCCGCACGGGCCCGCTCCACCAA
This genomic stretch from Micromonospora krabiensis harbors:
- a CDS encoding N-acetyltransferase, with the translated sequence MDVIPRIRAARWADKEPVAALIADALHSGPLAQWLVPDPTCRQRILTDVAVIWVEHAMFFGDIQITDDLSAAAMGFHRYRSIPPPSNYHSRLADAAGPHARQFELLDHILTQVRPTEPHYHLAVLAVLPAARQRGTGAAMLTHHESRVDRIDMPSWTEIAPDSQDLYRGHGYLPRPALTLPDGPVLVPMGRNPHPNRGSWPLNTARPATVTAAARAQSDAQR
- a CDS encoding GOLPH3/VPS74 family protein, whose product is MASSIPQLPLRDELFLLGHDDDTGQPHIHRQALALGLAGAVLIDLFLAGRIALDTTDDTPSGEEQRLWLHLDRPVGDLITDTALASIRYAHPTPPLRGWLRGFADDLYDRTRAGLHAGGILRHDVRRRLGGLARTDRYLPTDLKWPVVARARLHYIAAGRDQPDNHTAALGGLVATLGLTNHLYLADDTAALTVQLRTIAAQHHRQVRDITAAVDAAIGDLATATYR